Proteins found in one Gemmatimonadota bacterium genomic segment:
- the plsX gene encoding phosphate acyltransferase PlsX, which yields MRIAIDAMGTDSAPGPEVAGALLALHELPSDTHIVLVGDEGAVRTELSRHTDTPPERLHLVHAPERILPGEAPTQAFRKKPHSSIALGLRLLKERQADAFVSAGSTGAVMAGSLLTLRPLPGVDRPAIGTLLPTADRPVLMLDAGANVDCRPAHLVQFARLGHIYAQDLMGIEHPRVGLLNIGEEEEKGNEVAVETHRLLRESGLNFVGNVEGSDLIHGRCDVFVCDGFVGNVLLKFYESVAAFIAQLLRRQAEAVLKELDLEPVFRVLDYAEYGGAPLLGVNGVSVICHGRSPPKAILNAIKLAARAVETDMVGDMARELADGAPSGEER from the coding sequence GTGCGGATCGCCATCGACGCGATGGGGACCGACAGCGCCCCCGGTCCGGAAGTGGCCGGGGCGTTGCTGGCCCTCCACGAGCTTCCTTCGGACACCCACATCGTCCTCGTCGGGGACGAAGGCGCGGTCCGAACCGAGCTGAGCCGCCACACCGACACGCCGCCCGAGCGCCTGCACCTCGTGCATGCGCCCGAGCGCATCCTCCCCGGCGAGGCGCCGACGCAGGCCTTCCGGAAGAAGCCACACTCGTCGATCGCCCTCGGGCTGCGCCTCCTCAAGGAGCGGCAGGCCGACGCCTTCGTATCCGCCGGGTCCACCGGCGCGGTGATGGCCGGCTCCCTCCTGACGCTGCGCCCCCTTCCGGGCGTGGACCGGCCCGCGATCGGCACGCTCCTTCCGACCGCCGACCGCCCGGTCCTGATGCTGGACGCGGGGGCCAATGTGGACTGCCGTCCGGCCCACCTGGTCCAGTTCGCCCGGCTCGGGCACATCTACGCGCAGGACCTGATGGGGATCGAGCACCCGCGCGTGGGTCTGCTGAACATCGGCGAAGAAGAGGAGAAGGGGAACGAGGTCGCCGTGGAGACCCATCGGCTCCTGCGGGAGAGCGGCCTCAACTTCGTCGGCAACGTGGAAGGAAGCGATCTCATCCACGGCCGATGTGACGTCTTCGTCTGCGACGGATTCGTGGGCAACGTCCTGCTCAAGTTCTACGAGTCGGTCGCGGCCTTCATCGCGCAGCTCCTGCGCCGGCAGGCCGAGGCCGTGCTGAAGGAGCTGGACCTGGAACCGGTCTTCCGGGTCCTCGACTATGCGGAGTACGGGGGAGCCCCGCTGCTCGGCGTCAACGGGGTCTCCGTCATCTGTCACGGCCGCTCCCCCCCGAAGGCCATCCTGAACGCGATCAAGCTGGCGGCGCGTGCGGTCGAGACCGACATGGTCGGTGACATGGCCCGGGAGCTGGCGGACGGGGCACCCTCCGGAGAGGAACGATGA
- a CDS encoding DUF177 domain-containing protein has product MLQLNLVALSRAGSLPIEGTLPVEGPDWDLDGLRFDQPPLVRGRAQALTGDDVLVRVDVAGEVVGECARCLAPVRTPVRSAFDLYYSAEADEDDGEVRPLAPEATTVDLVPALREELLLTLPTHLVCEEACAGLCPKCGANLNEARCDCSDEEIDPRWAALRTLNE; this is encoded by the coding sequence ATGCTCCAGTTGAATCTGGTGGCATTGAGCCGGGCGGGATCGCTGCCGATCGAAGGCACGCTCCCGGTAGAGGGTCCCGATTGGGACCTGGACGGGCTACGGTTCGACCAGCCGCCGCTCGTCCGGGGAAGGGCTCAGGCCCTGACCGGGGACGATGTGCTCGTCCGGGTCGATGTCGCGGGGGAAGTGGTCGGCGAGTGTGCGCGGTGCCTGGCACCGGTGCGTACGCCCGTCCGTTCCGCTTTCGATCTGTACTACTCGGCCGAAGCGGACGAGGATGACGGGGAGGTGCGGCCGTTGGCGCCGGAAGCCACGACGGTGGATCTGGTGCCCGCGCTGCGGGAGGAGCTGCTGCTCACCCTGCCGACCCATCTGGTGTGTGAAGAAGCGTGCGCCGGGCTATGCCCGAAGTGCGGAGCGAACCTGAACGAGGCACGGTGCGATTGCTCGGACGAGGAGATCGATCCTCGCTGGGCCGCGCTCCGGACCCTGAACGAGTGA
- the rpmF gene encoding 50S ribosomal protein L32, protein MAVPKRRVSKQRKRKRRTHYKAEVPTVAACPKCGDPKRPHYVCGTCGFYGDEAVLNVDVD, encoded by the coding sequence ATGGCTGTCCCGAAGCGACGGGTATCGAAGCAGCGCAAGCGGAAGCGCCGCACGCACTACAAGGCCGAGGTCCCCACGGTGGCGGCGTGCCCGAAGTGTGGAGATCCGAAGCGGCCCCACTACGTGTGTGGGACCTGCGGATTCTACGGGGACGAAGCCGTCCTGAACGTCGACGTCGACTGA
- a CDS encoding UPF0182 family protein — MIKGSMPEGGRRRFPTGRTLLWVLAAVVGGLLLLRLLSGFLVEVLWFDSVGHADTFWTRTLWEITARLSVTGVAALAALINLRGVAATLGAIRIRRRFGDLEISEQVPRRTVLLGLTVIAVLFGLWFGAALPGGTGIDALVAIRAPAWGQTDPFFERDLGFYVFALPLLRGAVALALALVFLLVALCVAGYAATGALTLERGRLRVSRDATRHLLLLVATFVGLLAVRFALQRYHLLVEGSSDVEGIFGYTDAVARLPALSGLTGVALLAALAIGWAAFRDRVAVAVGAVGSLAAGWLILAQAYPALIQQFRVQPNELAAETPYIEANLRLTREAWGLGGIQRERYTPGPPSSETWAQALPQLDGLPVWSRSALGNTFQRREARFGYYDFSVVGIDRYPGPDGIVPTALSVREIDATRIPDPNWQNLHLRERFVRGMGAVMAVVAGSPVDYSPRLLLSGIPPRAAPTAPAHVRLDRSAVFFGARTQPYAIVTPSDSVFLAPDSTVGVEGVDFPRGIRLDSWLRTLLLAWRFRDANLLFAAEVGDSSRFVFRRSVSERLEAVAPFLRFPSAPYPVLLDGRIVWVLEGYTQSREFPLSAAYSFEERRAIRYLRNSVKATVDAISGEVHLYVVDPDDPILGAYRRVFPSLFTDLESMPAQLEEHLRYPRELLALQAQVLFRYHQETAAQFHAQQDVWAPAQQTTEGSVPQPYFPEYAWYRLPGEPDPEFLLTTVMVPVNRQNLAALLVGRSDPGVYGQLKLIELPVGTEFPGPEIVEARVEQDPVISQQFSLWRQGGSQVWLGHLHVVPVAGSLLYVEPIYLAAEAGAIPELRRFVVSDGQRAVMEPTLPEAVAALSGQRGGGSPNEQAEDPEGARSTLPLRALELLDQAERALRNGDFAGYGAQMERLRELLERSRGGAS, encoded by the coding sequence GTGATCAAGGGGTCGATGCCTGAGGGTGGGCGCCGGCGCTTCCCGACGGGCCGCACCCTGCTGTGGGTGCTGGCCGCGGTCGTCGGGGGGCTGCTCCTGCTCCGCCTCCTCTCGGGCTTCCTGGTCGAGGTCCTCTGGTTCGACAGTGTCGGCCACGCCGACACCTTCTGGACCCGCACGCTCTGGGAGATCACGGCCCGGCTCAGCGTGACCGGGGTCGCCGCCCTGGCGGCCCTGATCAACCTGCGCGGGGTCGCCGCCACGCTCGGTGCCATCCGGATCCGCCGCCGCTTCGGGGACCTCGAGATCTCCGAGCAGGTCCCTCGGCGGACCGTCCTGTTGGGGCTGACGGTCATCGCGGTCCTCTTCGGCCTCTGGTTCGGGGCCGCGCTCCCGGGCGGCACCGGGATCGACGCGCTGGTGGCGATCCGGGCACCGGCGTGGGGACAGACGGACCCGTTCTTCGAGCGCGACCTGGGATTCTACGTCTTCGCGCTCCCCCTGCTGCGGGGCGCGGTGGCGTTGGCGCTGGCCCTGGTCTTCCTCCTGGTGGCGCTCTGCGTGGCCGGCTATGCGGCCACAGGTGCGCTGACCCTGGAACGCGGTCGTCTGCGCGTCTCGCGCGACGCCACCCGGCATCTCCTCCTGCTGGTCGCCACGTTCGTCGGGCTGCTGGCGGTCCGCTTCGCACTCCAGCGCTACCACCTCCTCGTCGAGGGCTCCTCCGACGTGGAGGGCATCTTCGGCTACACGGACGCGGTGGCCCGGCTCCCCGCGCTGAGCGGGCTCACCGGTGTGGCGTTGCTGGCCGCGCTGGCGATCGGGTGGGCCGCCTTCCGCGACCGGGTGGCCGTGGCGGTCGGTGCGGTGGGGAGCCTGGCGGCCGGATGGCTCATCCTGGCCCAGGCCTATCCGGCGCTCATCCAGCAGTTCCGGGTACAGCCGAACGAGCTCGCCGCCGAGACACCCTACATCGAGGCCAATCTCCGGCTCACCCGCGAGGCGTGGGGGCTCGGGGGGATCCAACGCGAGCGCTATACACCGGGGCCGCCCTCGTCGGAGACCTGGGCTCAGGCCCTGCCTCAGCTGGACGGACTTCCGGTGTGGAGTCGCTCGGCGCTCGGCAACACGTTCCAGCGGCGAGAGGCGCGCTTCGGGTACTACGACTTCTCGGTGGTCGGGATCGACCGCTATCCGGGGCCCGACGGCATCGTGCCCACCGCGCTCTCGGTACGGGAGATCGATGCCACCCGGATCCCGGATCCCAACTGGCAGAACCTGCACCTGCGCGAGCGGTTCGTCCGTGGGATGGGGGCGGTCATGGCCGTGGTGGCCGGTTCGCCCGTCGACTACAGCCCGCGCCTGCTGCTCTCGGGCATCCCGCCGCGGGCCGCCCCCACCGCGCCGGCCCACGTGCGGCTCGATCGCTCCGCGGTCTTCTTCGGCGCGCGCACCCAGCCCTACGCCATCGTAACGCCGTCCGACAGCGTGTTCCTGGCGCCCGACTCCACCGTCGGGGTGGAAGGCGTCGACTTTCCCCGCGGGATCCGGCTGGACTCCTGGCTGCGCACGCTGTTGTTGGCGTGGCGGTTCCGGGACGCCAACCTGTTGTTCGCCGCAGAAGTGGGCGACTCGTCGCGGTTCGTCTTCCGCCGCAGCGTCTCCGAGCGGCTGGAGGCAGTTGCTCCTTTCCTGCGGTTTCCGTCGGCGCCGTACCCCGTGCTCCTCGACGGGCGGATCGTCTGGGTGCTCGAAGGCTATACGCAAAGCCGGGAGTTCCCTTTGTCGGCGGCCTATTCCTTCGAAGAGCGGCGGGCCATCCGGTATCTGCGCAACTCCGTGAAGGCCACGGTGGATGCGATCTCGGGTGAGGTGCACCTGTACGTGGTGGACCCGGATGATCCGATCCTCGGGGCCTACCGTCGGGTCTTCCCGTCGCTCTTCACGGACCTGGAATCCATGCCCGCGCAGCTCGAGGAGCATCTGCGCTATCCACGCGAGTTGCTGGCGCTGCAGGCCCAGGTGCTGTTCCGCTATCACCAGGAGACCGCAGCCCAGTTCCACGCGCAGCAGGACGTCTGGGCCCCGGCCCAGCAGACCACCGAGGGATCCGTGCCCCAACCGTACTTCCCCGAGTACGCGTGGTACCGACTCCCGGGCGAACCCGACCCCGAGTTCCTGCTCACGACGGTGATGGTGCCGGTCAACCGGCAGAACCTGGCCGCGCTCCTGGTGGGCCGTTCCGATCCGGGCGTCTACGGCCAGCTCAAGCTGATCGAGTTGCCCGTCGGGACCGAGTTCCCGGGCCCCGAGATCGTCGAGGCGCGCGTGGAGCAGGATCCCGTCATCTCGCAGCAGTTCTCGCTGTGGCGTCAGGGGGGTAGCCAGGTGTGGCTGGGGCACCTCCACGTGGTGCCGGTCGCGGGGTCCCTCCTGTACGTGGAGCCCATCTACCTGGCCGCCGAGGCCGGGGCCATCCCCGAGCTGCGGCGCTTCGTCGTGAGCGACGGACAGCGCGCGGTGATGGAGCCGACCCTCCCCGAGGCCGTGGCCGCGCTCTCCGGTCAGCGCGGCGGAGGCTCTCCGAACGAGCAGGCAGAGGACCCGGAGGGAGCCCGATCCACGCTCCCGCTCCGCGCCCTGGAGTTGCTCGACCAGGCCGAGCGCGCCCTGCGAAACGGGGACTTTGCGGGGTACGGGGCCCAGATGGAGCGCCTGCGCGAGTTGCTGGAGCGGTCCCGGGGCGGGGCTTCCTGA
- a CDS encoding beta-ketoacyl-ACP synthase III: MKSPTPIVRIAATGRYLPERVVTNDDLSKLVETSDEWIRERTGIAERRIAPEAMLAAEMGELAARQALERAGVAPGEVDVLIVTTATPDRWLPSTACDLQSLLGASNAFAYDLSAACTGFLYGVSMGEGFLAAGRGDVALVVSTEKMSAIVDWTDRSTCVLFGDGAGAAVLRRSEDERGILSSHHGSDGALAELLYRPAGGVRQALDLEALERKDHMLKMHGREVFKNAVRNMAEASEIALQKAGLTAADVDLMVPHQANIRIIEATARYAGIPMDKVFVNVDRYGNMSSATVPVALDEAQEQGRLGPGAIVLSAAFGAGLTWGAMTFRW; this comes from the coding sequence ATGAAGAGCCCCACCCCGATCGTGCGCATCGCGGCCACCGGGCGCTATCTGCCCGAACGGGTGGTCACGAACGACGACCTGTCGAAGCTCGTCGAGACCTCGGATGAGTGGATCCGCGAACGCACCGGGATCGCGGAGCGTCGCATCGCCCCCGAAGCGATGCTGGCGGCCGAGATGGGCGAGTTGGCCGCGCGCCAGGCGCTCGAACGGGCGGGTGTGGCTCCGGGCGAGGTGGACGTGTTGATCGTGACCACGGCCACGCCGGACCGGTGGTTGCCGTCCACGGCCTGCGACCTCCAGTCCCTGCTGGGCGCGAGCAACGCCTTCGCCTACGACCTGAGCGCGGCCTGCACGGGCTTCCTCTACGGCGTGTCCATGGGCGAAGGGTTCCTGGCGGCCGGGCGCGGCGACGTCGCGCTCGTCGTCTCGACCGAGAAGATGAGCGCGATCGTCGACTGGACGGATCGCTCCACCTGCGTGCTGTTCGGAGACGGCGCGGGAGCGGCCGTGTTGCGTCGCTCGGAGGACGAGCGCGGCATCCTGTCGAGCCATCATGGCTCGGACGGGGCGCTCGCGGAGCTGCTGTACCGCCCGGCCGGCGGAGTCCGCCAGGCGCTCGACCTCGAGGCCCTGGAGCGCAAGGATCACATGCTCAAGATGCACGGGCGCGAGGTCTTCAAGAACGCGGTCCGCAACATGGCCGAGGCGTCCGAGATCGCGTTGCAGAAGGCCGGACTCACGGCAGCCGACGTGGATCTGATGGTGCCGCACCAGGCCAACATCCGCATCATCGAGGCCACGGCGCGATACGCAGGCATCCCGATGGACAAGGTGTTCGTCAACGTGGACCGGTACGGCAACATGAGCTCGGCGACCGTGCCGGTCGCGCTGGATGAAGCCCAGGAGCAGGGGCGCCTCGGCCCCGGCGCCATCGTCCTCAGCGCGGCCTTCGGGGCCGGTCTGACCTGGGGCGCCATGACGTTCCGCTGGTAG
- the ndk gene encoding nucleoside-diphosphate kinase gives MRQTLAIIKPDAVAAGKAGKILAHLEGNGFTVRALEMVRLTRAQAEAFYEVHRERPFYGSLVEFMTSGPAIPMVLEADGAVAALRSAIGATDPAEAAEGTVRKLYAESKERNAIHASDSDENAAREIAFFFPERTRIGLGR, from the coding sequence ATGAGACAGACCCTGGCGATCATCAAGCCCGACGCCGTCGCCGCCGGCAAGGCCGGGAAGATCCTGGCCCACCTGGAGGGCAACGGCTTCACCGTGCGCGCGCTCGAGATGGTGCGCCTGACCCGAGCCCAGGCCGAGGCCTTCTACGAGGTGCACCGGGAGCGTCCCTTCTACGGCTCCCTGGTGGAGTTCATGACCTCGGGTCCGGCGATCCCGATGGTCCTCGAGGCGGACGGGGCCGTGGCGGCGCTGCGGAGCGCGATCGGCGCCACCGACCCGGCCGAGGCGGCCGAGGGGACGGTCCGGAAGCTCTACGCCGAGTCGAAGGAGCGGAACGCCATCCACGCCTCCGACTCGGACGAGAACGCGGCCCGGGAGATCGCCTTCTTCTTCCCGGAGCGGACCCGGATCGGCCTGGGGCGCTGA
- the sucD gene encoding succinate--CoA ligase subunit alpha, whose amino-acid sequence MSIFIDKNTRLVVQGITGRDGSFHTTQMIEYGTQVVAGVTPGKGGQTFDGPGGVQVPIFHGVNEAVREAGANTSVIYVPPAFAASAIMEAADAGISFIVAITEGIPVQDMARAHAYARDRGARVLGPNCPGLISPGKSKVGILPAQIVTPGPVGVVSRSGTLTYEAVYQLTQAGIGQTTCVGIGGDPLIGTNFVDCLSAFSDDPETEAVVMIGEIGGTDEQEAAAFVKANLDIPVVGFIAGQTAPPGRRMGHAGAIISGSSGTAAEKMAAFEENGIPVAKRPADIVGLIQQALGR is encoded by the coding sequence ATGTCCATCTTCATCGACAAGAACACGCGCCTCGTCGTCCAGGGCATCACCGGCCGCGACGGGTCCTTCCACACCACCCAGATGATCGAGTACGGCACCCAGGTGGTGGCCGGGGTCACGCCGGGGAAGGGAGGCCAGACGTTCGACGGGCCGGGCGGCGTCCAGGTCCCCATCTTCCACGGCGTGAACGAAGCCGTGCGAGAGGCGGGCGCCAACACCTCCGTCATCTACGTCCCACCGGCCTTCGCCGCGAGCGCGATCATGGAGGCGGCGGACGCCGGCATCAGCTTCATCGTCGCGATCACCGAAGGGATCCCCGTGCAGGACATGGCGCGCGCGCACGCCTATGCCCGCGACCGTGGCGCGCGGGTGCTCGGCCCCAACTGTCCCGGGCTCATCTCGCCCGGCAAGAGCAAGGTGGGCATCCTGCCGGCCCAGATCGTCACGCCGGGTCCGGTTGGCGTGGTGTCGCGATCGGGGACGCTCACGTACGAGGCCGTCTATCAGCTCACGCAGGCCGGGATCGGCCAGACCACGTGCGTGGGCATCGGTGGCGACCCCCTGATCGGCACGAACTTCGTGGACTGCCTGAGCGCCTTCTCGGACGATCCCGAGACCGAGGCGGTCGTGATGATCGGCGAGATCGGCGGCACCGACGAGCAGGAGGCCGCGGCCTTCGTCAAGGCCAACCTGGACATCCCGGTCGTCGGGTTCATCGCGGGACAGACGGCGCCTCCGGGACGCCGGATGGGACACGCGGGCGCCATCATCTCCGGCTCGTCGGGCACCGCGGCCGAGAAGATGGCCGCGTTCGAGGAGAACGGCATCCCGGTGGCCAAGCGTCCGGCCGACATCGTAGGCCTCATCCAGCAGGCGCTCGGGCGCTGA
- a CDS encoding phosphomannomutase/phosphoglucomutase, with protein sequence MAFAPHIFRQYDIRGVVGTDLTEEVARAVGRAYGTEIRREKDRPTVVVGQDNRPSSPGLADALIDGLRTSGVDVVDVGTVPTPLVYWAEKTLGTDGGLQVTGSHNPAEYNGIKMTVGTRSLHGDRIQGLRERIGRQDYATGAGAHRSEDIVGRYIEDIRGRVKLERPVRVAVDCGNGTGALLAVSLLEAVGAEVTPLYCESDGTFPNHHPDPTVDEYLVDLIQTVQDKGLELGLGFDGDADRLGAVDDRGRVVRGDILLLLFGLDLLERKGPGQKLVFDVKCSQVLPEVFEARGGEAIMWKTGHSLMKEKMRETGAPIAGELSGHICIADNYLGFDDALFDACRLLEIVSRLPEPLSAAVDRFPRYVSTPEIRIDVTEDVKFGLVERAMEHFRARYEVIDVDGVRVQFGDGWGLLRASNTQPVLVARYEARTEERLAEIRATFEEWLRDQGVDA encoded by the coding sequence ATGGCGTTTGCACCGCATATCTTCCGGCAGTACGACATCCGGGGCGTGGTCGGCACCGACCTCACCGAGGAGGTCGCCCGGGCGGTCGGGCGTGCCTACGGCACGGAGATCCGGAGGGAGAAGGACCGGCCGACCGTGGTGGTGGGGCAGGACAACCGCCCCAGCTCTCCGGGCCTGGCGGATGCCCTCATCGACGGCCTCCGCACCAGCGGAGTGGACGTCGTGGACGTGGGGACGGTCCCGACCCCGCTCGTGTACTGGGCAGAGAAGACGCTGGGCACCGACGGAGGGCTCCAGGTCACCGGCTCGCACAACCCGGCGGAGTACAACGGCATCAAGATGACCGTGGGGACCCGATCCCTCCATGGCGATCGGATCCAGGGGCTGCGGGAGCGCATCGGGCGACAGGACTACGCCACCGGGGCGGGAGCACACCGCTCCGAGGACATCGTGGGCCGCTACATCGAGGACATCCGGGGACGGGTGAAGCTCGAGCGGCCCGTCCGGGTGGCGGTGGACTGCGGCAACGGAACGGGAGCCCTGCTCGCGGTGTCCCTGCTGGAGGCCGTGGGGGCGGAGGTCACCCCTCTCTACTGCGAGTCCGACGGGACCTTTCCCAACCACCACCCGGATCCGACCGTGGACGAATACCTCGTCGACCTGATCCAGACGGTCCAGGACAAGGGGCTGGAGCTGGGCCTCGGCTTCGACGGGGACGCAGACCGCCTGGGCGCCGTGGATGATCGCGGGCGGGTGGTGCGAGGCGACATCCTGCTCCTCCTCTTCGGTCTGGACCTGCTGGAGCGCAAAGGCCCGGGCCAAAAGCTCGTCTTCGACGTGAAGTGCTCGCAGGTCCTGCCGGAGGTCTTCGAGGCACGGGGCGGGGAAGCCATCATGTGGAAGACCGGACACTCCCTCATGAAGGAGAAGATGCGCGAGACCGGAGCTCCGATCGCAGGTGAGCTGTCGGGGCATATCTGCATCGCCGACAACTACCTGGGATTCGACGACGCGCTGTTCGATGCCTGTCGTCTGTTGGAGATCGTCTCGCGTCTGCCGGAGCCGCTGTCTGCCGCTGTGGACCGGTTCCCGCGGTACGTCTCCACGCCGGAGATCCGGATCGACGTCACCGAGGACGTGAAGTTCGGGCTGGTGGAGCGCGCCATGGAGCACTTCCGCGCGCGCTACGAGGTCATCGACGTGGACGGCGTGCGCGTGCAGTTCGGGGATGGGTGGGGCCTGCTCCGCGCCTCCAACACCCAGCCGGTCCTGGTGGCCCGCTACGAGGCCCGCACCGAGGAGCGCCTGGCCGAGATCCGGGCGACCTTCGAGGAGTGGCTGCGTGATCAAGGGGTCGATGCCTGA
- the sucC gene encoding ADP-forming succinate--CoA ligase subunit beta, giving the protein MNIHEYQAKEIFRSVGMPVPPGDIATTPDEAERLATEYGGPVVVKAQVHSGGRGKAGGVKLAKTPAEARAHAEKILGMDIKGLTVETVLVTTAEDIASEAYVGLLMDRVSQSPIFMVSREGGMDIEEVAATKPDAIVRLAVDPRYGLLGHQAEWLARSLYDDPSHIKQAARIMRQLYESFVKSGASMVEINPLITTPAGELKAIDAKLSVDDNELFRRPQIAEYRDLSAEPVAETKAREAGLSFVKLDGDVGCCVNGAGLAMATMDLVKFYGGQPANFLDIGGSSNPDKVVAALEIITADPNVKVILFNIFGGITRCDDVARGIVTAMDRIKIEPPIVIRLTGTNEEEALRILSEAGFSAYTSMDSVVEKAVELAGR; this is encoded by the coding sequence ATGAACATCCACGAGTACCAGGCCAAAGAGATCTTCCGATCGGTGGGGATGCCCGTCCCCCCCGGCGACATCGCGACCACCCCCGACGAAGCCGAGCGGCTCGCCACCGAGTACGGCGGCCCCGTGGTGGTCAAGGCCCAGGTGCACTCGGGGGGGCGGGGCAAGGCCGGGGGCGTCAAGCTGGCGAAGACGCCGGCCGAAGCGCGTGCCCATGCCGAGAAGATCCTGGGGATGGACATCAAGGGCCTGACCGTGGAGACGGTGCTCGTCACCACGGCGGAGGACATCGCGTCCGAGGCCTATGTGGGCCTGTTGATGGACCGCGTCTCCCAGTCCCCGATCTTCATGGTCTCGCGCGAAGGGGGCATGGACATCGAAGAGGTGGCCGCCACCAAGCCCGACGCCATCGTCCGCCTCGCGGTCGATCCCCGCTACGGGCTCCTGGGACACCAGGCGGAGTGGCTGGCGCGGTCGCTCTACGACGACCCGTCCCACATCAAGCAGGCCGCCCGGATCATGCGGCAGCTCTACGAGTCGTTCGTGAAGTCCGGCGCGAGCATGGTCGAGATCAACCCGCTCATCACCACCCCGGCCGGTGAGCTCAAGGCCATCGACGCCAAGCTGAGCGTGGATGACAACGAGCTGTTCCGCCGTCCCCAGATCGCGGAATACCGGGATCTCTCGGCCGAGCCCGTCGCCGAGACCAAGGCGCGCGAAGCCGGGTTGAGCTTCGTGAAGCTGGACGGGGACGTGGGCTGCTGTGTCAACGGCGCCGGCCTGGCCATGGCCACCATGGATCTGGTGAAGTTCTACGGGGGTCAGCCGGCGAACTTCCTGGACATCGGCGGTTCGTCCAATCCGGACAAGGTGGTCGCGGCGTTGGAGATCATCACGGCCGACCCGAACGTGAAGGTGATCCTTTTCAACATCTTCGGCGGCATCACCCGCTGTGACGACGTCGCTCGCGGCATCGTCACGGCCATGGACCGCATCAAGATCGAGCCTCCGATCGTGATCCGGCTGACCGGCACCAATGAGGAAGAAGCCCTGCGCATCCTGAGCGAAGCGGGATTCAGCGCGTACACGTCCATGGATTCGGTCGTCGAGAAGGCGGTCGAGCTCGCGGGAAGGTAA
- a CDS encoding CBS domain-containing protein: MRLSELLGPDRILLDREPDDLASALAECLAVLSAPSAEGAVTRARALLEGQGGVVVRANEQVLIAAATDGVSAPEAALLVAARPFSAPVPVEDAVARAVLVLRVPGSLKTLKVQWFPAIIRAVREGDTTARLLSARTPSALQGLEPLMGTSLRRQLLVEDVMAPLSYRVYPDTPVSEVIDLIVRRSVPAVPVVGEGHELLGLITAGDALSELLPDRMSGDEEETPEKKGRTARDVMTRTVMCVGESQQLLEAAHLMVKRGVEQLPVVREGQLVGFVARDTLLKTLSEI; the protein is encoded by the coding sequence ATGAGGCTCTCCGAGTTGCTCGGACCGGACCGGATCCTGTTGGATCGGGAGCCGGACGATCTCGCGTCTGCGTTGGCCGAGTGTCTCGCCGTGCTGTCGGCGCCGTCCGCGGAGGGGGCCGTCACGCGCGCCCGCGCGCTGCTGGAGGGGCAGGGCGGCGTGGTGGTCCGGGCCAACGAGCAGGTGCTGATCGCGGCCGCCACCGATGGGGTCTCCGCCCCCGAGGCTGCGCTCCTGGTCGCCGCGCGCCCGTTCTCGGCGCCGGTGCCGGTGGAGGATGCCGTGGCCCGGGCGGTCCTGGTGCTGCGGGTCCCGGGGTCGCTCAAGACCCTGAAGGTGCAGTGGTTCCCGGCCATCATCCGGGCGGTACGGGAAGGCGACACGACCGCCCGGCTGTTGTCCGCGCGCACTCCCTCGGCCCTGCAGGGCCTCGAGCCCTTGATGGGCACGTCCCTGCGCAGGCAGTTGCTGGTCGAGGACGTGATGGCGCCCCTCTCGTACCGCGTCTACCCGGACACGCCGGTCTCCGAGGTCATCGACCTGATCGTGCGCCGTTCCGTCCCGGCGGTACCGGTGGTGGGGGAGGGTCACGAGCTCCTCGGCCTCATCACCGCGGGGGATGCCTTGAGCGAGCTGCTGCCGGACCGCATGTCCGGCGATGAGGAGGAGACGCCGGAGAAGAAGGGAAGGACCGCACGCGACGTCATGACGCGGACGGTGATGTGCGTGGGCGAGAGCCAGCAGCTGCTGGAGGCCGCCCATCTGATGGTGAAACGGGGCGTGGAGCAGCTGCCGGTGGTGCGCGAGGGCCAGCTCGTGGGGTTCGTGGCGCGCGACACGCTGCTCAAGACGCTGAGCGAGATCTGA